One segment of Primulina tabacum isolate GXHZ01 chromosome 6, ASM2559414v2, whole genome shotgun sequence DNA contains the following:
- the LOC142549587 gene encoding laccase-11-like — protein MMSHSKMYSEICRTCVVLALLCVVCFLVEADVKTYQFDIQVKNVSRLCHAKPIVTVNGRFPGPTIYAREGDRVLVNVTNYAQYNMSIHWHGLKQYRNGWADGPAYITQCPIQTGNSYVYDFNITGQRGTLWWHAHILWLRATVYGAIVIMPKQGTPFPFPQPDREEVIVLGEWWNADVEQVEKQGENMGLPPNMSDAHTINGKPGPLFPCYEKHTFAMEVEQGKTYLLRLINAALNDELFFGIAGHSMTVVEIDAVYTKPFSTQSLLIAPGQTTNVLVRADQIPGRYFIAARPFMDAPIPVDNKTATAILQYKGIPSSIIPTLPHLPAPNDSSFALAYEEKLRSLNSPQYPANVPLKVDRNLFFTIGLGVNPCPTCLNGTRLTASLNNISFVMPQMGLLQAHYFDTKGVYTTDFPDKPPTPFNYTGVPLTANLKTSRGTRLSKIPFNSTVEILLQDTNLLTVESHPFHLHGFNFFVMGTGIGNFDPKKDPAKYNLVDPPERNTVGVPTGGWTAIRFRADNPGVWFFHCHLELHTGWGLKTAFVVENGPESDQTILPPPNDLPPC, from the exons ATGATGAGCCACAGCAAAATGTATTCGGAAATATGTCGTACTTGTGTAGTATTGGCCTTGCTTTGTGTAGTCTGTTTTCTAGTCGAAGCAGATGTTAAAACATACCAGTTTGAT ATTCAAGTGAAGAATGTGAGCAGATTGTGCCATGCAAAGCCAATTGTGACTGTTAACGGGAGATTTCCAGGGCCAACTATCTATGCTAGAGAAGGTGACAGAGTTCTTGTCAATGTAACCAACTATGCACAGTACAATATGTCCATTCACTG GCATGGACTGAAGCAGTATCGAAACGGTTGGGCAGACGGGCCGGCTTATATTACACAGTGTCCAATCCAGACAGGGAATAGCTATGTGTATGATTTCAATATAACAGGACAAAGAGGTACACTGTGGTGGCACGCACATATTCTTTGGCTGAGGGCCACTGTTTATGGTGCAATTGTGATTATGCCTAAACAAGGAACTCCTTTCCCTTTCCCTCAACCTGATAGAGAAGAAGTAATCGTGTTAG GAGAATGGTGGAATGCAGATGTTGAACAAGTGGAGAAGCAAGGAGAGAACATGGGATTGCCTCCAAATATGTCGGATGCACACACGATAAACGGAAAGCCAGGGCCCTTGTTTCCATGTTATGAGAAAC ATACTTTTGCAATGGAAGTTGAACAAGGGAAAACATACCTCTTACGGCTCATAAACGCGGCTCTCAATGATGAACTCTTTTTCGGGATTGCTGGTCACAGCATGACAGTGGTAGAGATTGATGCAGTATACACAAAGCCATTTTCCACACAATCTTTGCTGATTGCACCAGGCCAGACCACAAACGTGTTAGTCCGAGCGGATCAGATCCCAGGGCGATACTTCATTGCTGCCAGGCCGTTCATGGATGCTCCAATTCCAGTAGATAACAAAACAGCCACAgcaatattgcaatacaaaggcATCCCTAGCTCAATCATCCCCACACTTCCTCACTTGCCTGCACCAAATGATTCTTCATTTGCCTTAGCATATGAAGAAAAACTAAGAAGCCTAAACTCCCCACAATATCCGGCAAACGTCCCATTAAAAGTCGATAGAAACCTGTTCTTCACAATCGGTCTAGGGGTGAATCCATGTCCAACTTGTTTAAACGGCACTCGTCTAACGGCTTCTTTGAACAACATCTCCTTTGTGATGCCTCAGATGGGATTGCTCCAGGCACATTACTTTGACACGAAAGGGGTTTACACCACAGATTTTCCTGATAAGCCCCCAACTCCTTTTAACTATACCGGTGTACCACTTACTGCGAATCTCAAGACTTCAAGAGGGACAAGACTTAGCAAAATCCCATTCAACTCCACAGTGGAAATATTGCTTCAAGATACGAACTTGCTGACAGTCGAGTCACATCCGTTTCACCTTCATGGATTCAACTTCTTCGTTATGGGAACGGGAATAGGAAACTTCGACCCAAAGAAGGATCCAGCCAAATATAACTTAGTCGATCCTCCGGAAAGAAACACAGTAGGCGTGCCCACCGGTGGCTGGACAGCTATAAGATTCAGAGCTGATAATCCAG GGGTTTGGTTTTTCCACTGTCATTTGGAGCTGCACACTGGTTGGGGATTAAAAACAGCATTTGTGGTAGAAAATGGACCTGAATCCGATCAAACGATCCTCCCTCCACCAAATGATCTTCCACCATGCTAG